From the Gallaecimonas kandeliae genome, one window contains:
- the add gene encoding adenosine deaminase — MIDKNFPLVDIHRHLDGNVRIATILDLARRFNVPLPAQDEAGMKPYVHVIENEPSLVAFLAKLDWMVKVLGDLDACYRVAYENVEDAARVGIDYTELRFSPWYMAMSHKLDTQGVVEAVAAGVAAGSRDFGVKTNLIGIMSRTFGTEQCQLELDALLANKDKLVAIDLAGDELGFPGPFFEPHFKRVKDAGLQVTVHAGEAAGPESVWHALRELGAVRIGHGVKSVEDPALLAYLAEKGIGIESCLTSNIHTSTVASYEVHPIRTFLAHGIPVSLNTDDPGVSAVELDFEYEVAAPKAGLNPAQIAACQRHGLAMSFLSEADKQALIKAKQ, encoded by the coding sequence ATGATTGATAAGAATTTTCCCCTGGTGGATATCCACCGCCACCTGGACGGCAATGTCCGCATCGCCACCATCCTGGATTTGGCGCGCCGTTTCAATGTGCCCTTGCCGGCCCAAGACGAGGCGGGCATGAAGCCCTATGTCCATGTCATCGAGAACGAACCCAGCCTGGTGGCCTTCCTGGCCAAGCTGGACTGGATGGTCAAGGTGCTGGGGGATCTGGACGCCTGCTACCGGGTGGCCTACGAGAACGTCGAGGACGCGGCCCGGGTCGGCATCGACTACACGGAGCTGCGCTTCAGCCCCTGGTATATGGCCATGAGCCACAAGCTCGACACCCAAGGGGTGGTGGAGGCGGTGGCCGCCGGCGTGGCGGCGGGCAGCCGCGACTTCGGGGTCAAGACCAACCTCATCGGCATCATGAGCCGCACCTTCGGCACCGAGCAGTGCCAGCTGGAGCTGGACGCCCTCCTGGCCAACAAGGACAAGCTGGTGGCCATCGACCTGGCCGGCGACGAGCTGGGCTTCCCCGGCCCCTTCTTCGAGCCCCACTTCAAGCGGGTCAAGGACGCCGGCCTGCAGGTCACTGTCCATGCCGGTGAGGCGGCGGGCCCCGAGTCGGTCTGGCACGCCCTGCGCGAGTTGGGAGCTGTGCGCATAGGCCACGGCGTCAAGTCGGTGGAAGATCCCGCCCTGCTGGCGTACCTGGCCGAGAAGGGCATCGGCATCGAGTCCTGCCTGACCTCCAACATCCACACCTCCACTGTGGCCAGCTACGAGGTACACCCCATCCGCACCTTCCTGGCACACGGCATACCCGTGAGCCTCAACACCGACGACCCCGGCGTCAGCGCCGTGGAGCTGGATTTTGAGTACGAAGTGGCGGCGCCCAAGGCGGGGCTGAACCCGGCGCAGATAGCGGCCTGCCAGCGCCATGGCCTGGCCATGAGCTTCCTGTCAGAGGCCGACAAGCAGGCGCTGATCAAAGCCAAGCAATAA
- a CDS encoding RMD1 family protein, whose amino-acid sequence MSHSACFSYCLGNRFNLEKLAPLLAEEGQSQRFKDATLVSLHQGLAFAFDYGALVCWGLPLDDVQALCARLAPAVEEPLAKAPFDEISFALNRQLDRLHIQHDHFQLPDDAPLAKLAISHALAQSVVLEAFEQQVTVNIRDTAFIPEALAEKGRIRLGRRRLAKLRGRLHLAKSEVNLHFDLLDKPEFFWDHPELDPYYDLSRANQELDSRLAILNKRLEVIGELLAILADEEHHRHSSFLEWIIIWLIVIEILIFVFHDYLRWF is encoded by the coding sequence ATGAGCCACAGCGCCTGCTTCAGTTATTGCCTGGGCAATCGTTTTAATCTGGAAAAACTGGCTCCCCTGCTGGCAGAGGAAGGCCAGAGCCAGCGATTCAAGGATGCCACCCTGGTCAGCCTGCATCAGGGACTGGCCTTTGCCTTCGATTATGGCGCCCTGGTCTGCTGGGGCCTGCCGCTTGACGATGTGCAGGCCCTCTGTGCCAGGCTGGCGCCTGCCGTGGAAGAGCCCCTGGCCAAGGCCCCCTTCGACGAGATCAGCTTCGCCCTCAACCGCCAGCTGGACCGGCTCCATATCCAGCATGACCACTTCCAACTGCCGGATGACGCCCCCCTGGCCAAGCTGGCCATCAGCCATGCCCTGGCCCAGTCGGTGGTGCTGGAGGCCTTCGAGCAGCAGGTGACGGTCAATATCAGGGACACCGCCTTCATCCCCGAGGCCCTGGCGGAAAAAGGCCGGATCCGCCTGGGCCGGCGGCGCCTGGCCAAGCTGCGGGGCCGGCTGCACCTGGCCAAGAGCGAGGTCAACCTGCACTTCGATCTGCTGGACAAGCCGGAGTTCTTCTGGGACCACCCCGAGCTGGACCCCTACTACGATCTCAGCCGCGCCAACCAGGAACTGGACAGCCGCCTGGCCATACTCAACAAGCGGCTGGAGGTGATAGGGGAACTGCTGGCGATACTGGCCGACGAGGAGCATCACCGCCACTCCAGCTTCCTGGAGTGGATCATCATCTGGCTGATCGTCATAGAGATACTGATCTTCGTCTTCCACGACTACCTCCGCTGGTTCTGA
- the epmA gene encoding EF-P lysine aminoacylase EpmA, translating to MIDQNWQPQCSLEALRRRAQLFADIRAFFAERGVLEVDTPILSQGSISDPHIEVMTSIYTGPLAPQGLTLYLQTSPEFAMKRLLAAGSGPIYQLGKVFRNEEAGRRHNSEFCMLEWYRPSLDHHQLMDEIADLLVAVAGMDRSRIEKLSYLAAFERSLGINPHRASLAELQALAQQHAGYGEVEEDRDTLLNLLVSFVIEPSLGTEGPCFLYDYPASQAALARTAEDEHGHQVACRFELFIKGVELANGYFELTDAEEQRRRLLADGETRRALGRPYNNPDLRLADALAAGLPDCAGVALGVDRLLMVILDAKDISQVMPFTLARA from the coding sequence ATGATCGACCAAAACTGGCAGCCCCAATGCTCCCTTGAGGCGCTCCGTCGCCGCGCCCAACTCTTTGCCGATATCCGCGCCTTCTTTGCCGAGCGGGGTGTCTTGGAAGTGGACACCCCCATCCTCTCCCAGGGCAGCATCTCGGACCCCCACATAGAGGTGATGACCAGCATCTACACTGGTCCCCTGGCGCCACAGGGCCTGACCCTCTATCTGCAAACCTCCCCCGAATTCGCCATGAAGCGGCTGCTGGCCGCGGGCTCTGGCCCCATCTACCAGTTGGGCAAGGTGTTTAGGAACGAAGAGGCGGGTCGGCGCCACAACAGCGAGTTCTGCATGCTGGAGTGGTACAGGCCGAGCCTCGACCATCACCAGTTGATGGACGAAATAGCCGATCTGCTGGTGGCGGTGGCAGGCATGGACAGAAGCCGCATCGAGAAGCTCAGCTATCTGGCAGCCTTTGAGCGCAGCCTCGGCATCAACCCGCACCGGGCGTCACTGGCCGAGCTCCAGGCCCTGGCCCAGCAGCACGCCGGTTATGGGGAAGTGGAAGAAGACAGGGACACCCTGCTGAACCTCTTGGTGAGTTTCGTCATCGAGCCCAGCCTGGGCACCGAAGGCCCTTGTTTTCTCTACGACTACCCGGCCAGCCAGGCGGCCCTGGCCCGCACCGCAGAGGATGAGCACGGCCATCAGGTGGCCTGCCGCTTCGAGCTGTTCATCAAGGGAGTGGAGCTGGCCAACGGCTATTTCGAATTGACCGACGCCGAAGAACAGCGCCGGCGCCTCTTGGCCGACGGCGAGACCCGCCGCGCCCTGGGCAGGCCCTACAACAACCCCGACCTGCGCCTGGCCGATGCCCTGGCCGCCGGCCTGCCGGATTGCGCCGGCGTGGCCCTAGGGGTGGACCGGCTGCTGATGGTGATCTTGGACGCCAAGGACATCAGCCAGGTGATGCCCTTTACCCTGGCCCGGGCTTAA
- a CDS encoding DUF1107 family protein, with the protein MRKFPHYHVKQVAKHVTAYFEGVVWIQGVGAFRFQQGRLQPPSRPSNDKLRVVSEVNRCVEQLKGAQAA; encoded by the coding sequence GTGCGTAAGTTTCCTCATTACCACGTTAAGCAGGTGGCCAAGCATGTCACCGCCTATTTCGAAGGTGTCGTCTGGATCCAGGGGGTGGGTGCCTTCCGCTTCCAGCAGGGGCGCCTGCAGCCCCCTTCCCGGCCCAGCAACGACAAGTTGCGGGTGGTCAGTGAAGTGAACCGCTGCGTCGAGCAGCTCAAAGGCGCCCAGGCCGCCTAG
- the rmuC gene encoding DNA recombination protein RmuC has translation MTALPWPWLTAGLAGLALVLVLVLWRAQRLALSNSSLKSRLEAQAERLEMLQAERDAQADTLEETRRLFAQSQQHRAELQARLEEQQKAAAGKVSALQDAEQRLSVQFQHLAQRIFDQKAEAFSKQSSESLGQILGPLRQQLGDFHKKVDSVYDNERLQRQGLMNELKALKELNRQMSEEAHNLTRALKGDKKLQGNWGEMVLNRVLEESGLRQGHEFEVQVNLKDQGGERFIPDVVVHLPDQKDIIIDSKVSLVAYERYFAAEDEGERQAALRLHVQALRQHIRGLGAKDYERLVGINALDYVLMFIPIESAFFAAMEADQSLFTEALQKNILLVSPTNLLVVLRTIKRVWSYEQQSRNAQEIAGRAAALYEKFVGFVEDLERVGAAIDNSQKRYGEALGKLSSGKGNLVRQTEMLLELGVEAKKQLPEAMKQRAQALDR, from the coding sequence ATGACGGCCCTGCCCTGGCCCTGGTTGACCGCCGGCCTGGCTGGCCTCGCCCTGGTGCTGGTGCTGGTGCTGTGGCGCGCCCAGCGCCTGGCCCTCAGCAACAGCAGCCTCAAGAGCCGCCTTGAGGCCCAGGCCGAGCGGCTGGAGATGCTGCAGGCGGAAAGGGATGCCCAGGCTGACACCCTGGAAGAAACCCGCCGCCTCTTTGCCCAGAGCCAGCAGCACAGGGCCGAGCTCCAGGCGCGGCTCGAAGAGCAGCAGAAGGCGGCCGCGGGCAAGGTCTCCGCCTTGCAGGACGCCGAGCAGCGGCTGTCGGTGCAGTTCCAGCACCTGGCCCAGCGCATCTTCGACCAGAAGGCGGAAGCCTTCTCCAAGCAGAGCAGCGAGAGCCTGGGGCAGATCCTGGGGCCGCTGCGCCAGCAGCTGGGGGACTTTCACAAGAAGGTGGACAGCGTCTACGACAACGAGCGCCTGCAGCGCCAGGGGCTGATGAACGAGCTCAAGGCGCTCAAGGAACTCAACCGCCAGATGAGCGAAGAGGCCCACAACCTCACCCGGGCTCTCAAGGGCGACAAGAAGCTCCAGGGCAACTGGGGCGAGATGGTGCTGAACCGGGTGCTGGAAGAGTCCGGCCTGCGCCAGGGCCACGAGTTCGAGGTGCAGGTCAATCTCAAGGACCAGGGCGGCGAACGCTTCATCCCCGACGTGGTGGTGCACCTGCCCGATCAGAAAGACATCATCATCGACTCCAAGGTGTCCCTGGTGGCCTACGAGCGCTACTTCGCGGCCGAGGACGAAGGGGAACGCCAGGCGGCGCTGCGGCTGCATGTCCAGGCGTTGCGCCAGCATATCCGTGGCCTGGGGGCCAAGGACTACGAGCGGCTGGTGGGCATCAATGCCCTGGACTATGTGCTGATGTTCATTCCCATCGAAAGCGCCTTCTTCGCCGCCATGGAAGCGGACCAGAGCCTCTTCACCGAAGCGCTGCAGAAGAACATCTTGCTGGTCAGCCCCACCAACCTGCTGGTGGTGCTGCGCACCATCAAGCGGGTCTGGAGCTACGAGCAGCAGTCCCGCAACGCCCAGGAGATCGCCGGCCGGGCCGCCGCCCTCTACGAAAAATTCGTGGGCTTCGTCGAAGATCTGGAGCGGGTGGGGGCCGCCATCGACAACAGCCAGAAGCGCTACGGCGAGGCGCTGGGCAAACTGTCCTCCGGCAAGGGCAACCTGGTGCGCCAGACCGAGATGCTGCTGGAACTGGGGGTGGAGGCCAAGAAACAGCTCCCCGAGGCCATGAAGCAGCGGGCCCAGGCCCTGGACCGGTAA
- a CDS encoding dihydrofolate reductase family protein, whose product MSGRPTLTLYIAISLDGYIAGPKGQLEWLAQVESPGEDYGYGAFVDRMDGLIMGRKTYEEVLELGPWPYEGKATYVLSHQDSIKAGPVTPFTGSVEALLDSLAGKHQQLWLVGGGQTLQGFLDKGLVDEVILSLIPVTLGEGIPLFLPTGRQQSWQLAGVRSFDSGLVQLHYHKDKA is encoded by the coding sequence ATGTCCGGCCGGCCAACACTGACTCTCTATATCGCCATCAGCCTGGACGGCTATATCGCCGGTCCCAAGGGCCAGCTGGAATGGCTGGCGCAGGTGGAAAGCCCAGGCGAGGACTACGGCTATGGTGCCTTTGTCGACCGCATGGACGGCCTGATCATGGGCCGCAAGACCTACGAGGAAGTGCTGGAGCTGGGGCCCTGGCCCTACGAGGGCAAGGCCACCTATGTGCTGAGCCACCAGGACAGCATCAAGGCCGGGCCCGTCACCCCTTTCACCGGCAGCGTCGAAGCCTTGCTGGACAGCCTTGCCGGCAAACACCAGCAGCTGTGGCTGGTGGGCGGCGGCCAGACCTTGCAGGGCTTTCTGGACAAAGGCCTGGTGGATGAAGTGATACTGTCGCTCATTCCCGTCACCCTGGGGGAAGGGATTCCCCTCTTCCTGCCCACGGGCCGCCAGCAGAGCTGGCAACTGGCCGGGGTCCGCAGCTTCGACAGCGGCCTGGTGCAGCTCCATTACCATAAGGACAAAGCATGA
- a CDS encoding HIT domain-containing protein codes for MFTLHPQLAADCHVVLDLPLCQLLMSKDANYPWFLLVPRREDVREIYELDEADQQQLWRESARLSKVLMNHFQGHKLNVAALGNMVPQLHLHHIVRFEGDGAWPKPVWGQLPAEAFAEGAAEARIAAVKALLAPGL; via the coding sequence ATGTTCACATTGCATCCCCAACTGGCAGCGGACTGCCACGTCGTCCTGGACCTGCCCCTGTGTCAGCTGCTGATGAGCAAGGACGCCAACTATCCCTGGTTCCTGCTGGTGCCAAGAAGGGAGGATGTCCGCGAGATCTATGAACTGGACGAGGCCGACCAGCAGCAGCTGTGGCGGGAGTCGGCGCGGCTGTCCAAGGTGCTGATGAACCACTTCCAGGGCCACAAGCTCAACGTGGCGGCCCTTGGCAACATGGTGCCCCAGCTGCACCTGCACCATATAGTGCGATTCGAAGGGGACGGCGCCTGGCCCAAGCCGGTCTGGGGCCAGCTGCCGGCCGAAGCCTTCGCGGAAGGCGCCGCCGAAGCGCGGATCGCGGCCGTCAAGGCGTTACTGGCCCCTGGCCTTTGA
- a CDS encoding GlsB/YeaQ/YmgE family stress response membrane protein translates to MGIFTWIILGLVAGVLAKWIMPGKDGGGFIITIVLGIAGAFVGGWIGTFIGFGPATGFNLGSIFTAVVGALVLLALYRVMKR, encoded by the coding sequence ATGGGCATCTTCACCTGGATCATCCTCGGCCTGGTGGCCGGGGTTCTCGCCAAATGGATAATGCCGGGTAAGGACGGCGGCGGTTTCATCATCACCATAGTGCTGGGGATCGCCGGCGCCTTCGTCGGTGGCTGGATAGGCACCTTCATCGGCTTCGGCCCCGCCACCGGCTTCAACCTGGGCAGCATCTTCACCGCCGTGGTGGGTGCCCTGGTGCTGCTGGCCCTTTACCGGGTGATGAAGCGCTAA
- the bla gene encoding subclass B1 metallo-beta-lactamase: MKKGWLLALLGACSAQALEVTPVAPHLYRYVLEADVPGFGRVPANGIIELEGNKALLVDTGWNQDQGRELLNWIQSKGIKDIQVVLTHSHADRAGGVKVFLDAGLTVWAHEKTAALLKEPRLSVWSGDSLKLGPVEVFYPGAGHSPDNLVVWFQGQRLLFGGCLVKDVAAKSLGNLEDADLRHWPEALKAVGHRYPGARLVIPGHGDGRGPGAINHSLALLEKR; this comes from the coding sequence ATGAAAAAAGGGTGGCTACTGGCCCTGCTGGGGGCCTGCTCGGCACAGGCGTTGGAGGTGACCCCTGTGGCGCCTCATCTTTACCGCTACGTGCTGGAGGCGGACGTGCCCGGTTTTGGCCGGGTGCCGGCCAACGGCATCATAGAGTTGGAAGGCAACAAGGCGTTGCTGGTGGACACAGGCTGGAACCAGGATCAGGGCCGGGAGCTGCTGAACTGGATCCAGAGCAAGGGCATCAAGGACATCCAGGTGGTGCTGACCCATTCCCACGCCGACAGGGCCGGGGGCGTCAAGGTGTTCCTGGACGCCGGCCTGACCGTCTGGGCCCACGAGAAGACGGCGGCGCTGCTGAAGGAACCCCGGTTGTCGGTCTGGTCGGGAGACAGCCTCAAGCTGGGTCCTGTGGAGGTCTTTTACCCTGGCGCCGGCCACAGCCCGGACAACCTGGTGGTCTGGTTCCAGGGCCAGCGGCTGCTGTTTGGCGGCTGCCTGGTGAAGGATGTTGCCGCCAAGAGCCTGGGCAACCTGGAGGACGCCGATCTACGGCACTGGCCCGAGGCCTTGAAGGCGGTGGGCCACCGCTACCCTGGTGCCAGGTTGGTGATACCAGGCCATGGCGATGGCCGCGGGCCCGGCGCCATCAACCACAGCCTGGCTTTGCTGGAAAAGCGTTAG
- a CDS encoding YjaG family protein, with amino-acid sequence MEKTLHQLSPLAQRAYAAALALRMLPNYLLFAELTEQPDNAQALKAALDTVWEKLLNPKAKISFEKQQLKLEELEPDPEQYDFFGAYPALDAFLAVMTVLAAMQDKDEQPALDLSRLSRGSVQFYLNILAETTLEYEQLDQDPLWQEERDFQDQLLALLSGELTEATLKEARDMGRNDGVSNLGISLAD; translated from the coding sequence ATGGAAAAGACCCTGCACCAACTGAGCCCCTTGGCCCAGCGCGCCTATGCCGCCGCCCTGGCCCTGCGCATGCTGCCCAACTACCTGCTCTTCGCCGAGCTCACCGAACAGCCCGACAATGCCCAGGCATTGAAGGCCGCCCTCGACACCGTCTGGGAAAAGCTGCTCAACCCCAAGGCCAAGATCAGCTTCGAGAAGCAGCAGCTGAAGTTGGAAGAGCTGGAACCTGACCCCGAGCAGTATGACTTCTTCGGCGCCTACCCGGCCTTGGACGCCTTCCTGGCGGTGATGACGGTATTGGCCGCCATGCAGGACAAGGACGAACAACCGGCCCTGGATCTCAGCAGGTTGTCCCGCGGTTCGGTGCAGTTCTACCTCAACATCCTGGCCGAGACGACCCTGGAGTACGAACAGCTGGACCAGGATCCCCTCTGGCAGGAGGAGCGCGACTTCCAGGACCAGTTGCTGGCCCTGCTCTCCGGTGAGCTGACCGAGGCCACACTCAAAGAGGCCCGCGACATGGGCCGCAACGACGGCGTCTCCAACCTTGGCATCAGCCTGGCCGATTAG
- a CDS encoding conjugal transfer protein TraF, translating to MKSALYLFPLSLLTLSVAQAQDARVQAMGGAGSANASYLAASFYNPALLSNFNDGDDVGVLLPGLAARGRDQNNLQDQVDHFQKLNDQLEAIQRDPSGTTQQQAEQLIGQWQDALRQMNGDRLAGELDLGLAVALPGKRLSGALFADVRAQFLGLVNIDESDLNWAPAELPSQDLGNLKSNAQVLGVAVADLGLAFSHGWSLADGGRLMLGVSPKAQRLYSYLYQADVDNFDKSNWDDSQYRVEKSAFNLDLGLAYQKGDWRLGLSGKDLVRQHIDSAPVAGRQFSYSLKPSVTLGGAYDNGWLAATLEADLTKTEQPSFDGQQRQWLRAGLELDANKWAQLRLGYRHDLEGSQGNVWSAGIGLSPFDTLHLDLAAEKGKGDHMGAALSLSLTL from the coding sequence ATGAAAAGCGCCCTCTATTTGTTCCCCCTTTCCCTGCTCACCCTCAGCGTTGCCCAAGCCCAAGACGCCCGCGTCCAGGCCATGGGCGGCGCCGGTAGTGCCAACGCCAGCTACCTGGCCGCCTCCTTTTACAATCCCGCCCTGCTGTCCAACTTCAACGACGGCGACGACGTCGGCGTACTGTTGCCAGGCCTGGCCGCCAGGGGCCGTGACCAAAACAACCTCCAGGATCAGGTCGACCATTTCCAGAAACTCAATGACCAACTGGAAGCCATACAGCGCGACCCCAGCGGCACCACCCAGCAACAGGCCGAACAGCTGATCGGTCAGTGGCAGGACGCCCTGCGTCAGATGAACGGCGACCGCCTGGCCGGCGAACTGGACCTGGGCCTGGCCGTGGCCTTGCCGGGTAAGCGCCTGAGTGGCGCCCTCTTCGCCGATGTCAGGGCCCAGTTCCTGGGCCTGGTCAATATCGATGAAAGTGACCTGAACTGGGCACCAGCAGAGCTGCCCAGCCAGGATCTCGGCAACCTCAAATCCAATGCCCAGGTATTGGGGGTGGCGGTGGCCGACCTGGGCCTGGCCTTCAGCCACGGCTGGTCTCTGGCCGACGGCGGCAGGCTGATGCTGGGCGTCAGCCCCAAGGCCCAGCGCCTCTACAGTTACCTCTACCAGGCCGACGTGGACAACTTCGACAAGAGCAACTGGGACGACAGCCAATATCGGGTGGAAAAGTCCGCCTTCAACCTGGACCTGGGCCTGGCCTACCAGAAAGGTGATTGGCGCCTGGGCCTGAGCGGCAAGGATCTCGTACGGCAGCACATTGACTCGGCCCCTGTGGCCGGCAGGCAGTTCAGCTACAGCCTCAAGCCCAGCGTCACCCTGGGCGGCGCCTACGACAACGGCTGGTTGGCCGCCACCCTGGAAGCCGACTTGACCAAGACCGAGCAGCCCTCCTTCGACGGCCAACAACGCCAGTGGTTGCGAGCCGGCCTGGAGTTGGACGCCAACAAGTGGGCCCAACTGCGCCTGGGCTACCGCCACGACTTGGAGGGCTCGCAAGGGAACGTGTGGAGCGCCGGCATAGGACTGTCGCCCTTCGACACCCTCCACTTGGACCTCGCCGCTGAGAAGGGCAAGGGGGACCACATGGGTGCCGCCCTGAGCCTCTCTCTCACCCTCTGA
- a CDS encoding YhgN family NAAT transporter, whose protein sequence is MDFFAAAVTLFLIMDPLGNMPVFISILRHLPAKRRRRILIRELCLALVIMLLFLFGGDSILHFLGLKQESVSIAGGIILFLIAIKMIFPSPGGVTGLAVGEEPFLVPMAIPLMAGPSILASLILMSNQAPNQMGLLTLALVGAWAVNAMILLFSEVLMKLMGERGLTAMERLMGMVLVMIAVQMFLDGIARYFVK, encoded by the coding sequence ATGGACTTTTTTGCTGCCGCCGTCACCCTTTTCCTGATCATGGACCCCTTGGGCAACATGCCCGTCTTCATATCGATACTGCGCCACCTGCCCGCCAAGCGGCGGCGGCGCATCCTGATCCGCGAGCTCTGCCTGGCATTGGTGATCATGCTGCTGTTCCTGTTCGGCGGTGACAGCATCCTGCATTTCCTAGGACTCAAGCAGGAGTCGGTGTCCATCGCCGGCGGCATCATCCTCTTCCTGATCGCCATCAAGATGATCTTCCCCAGCCCCGGCGGCGTGACCGGCCTGGCGGTGGGTGAAGAGCCCTTCCTGGTGCCCATGGCCATCCCGTTGATGGCCGGACCCTCCATACTGGCGTCCCTGATCCTGATGTCCAACCAGGCCCCCAACCAGATGGGGCTGCTGACCCTGGCCCTGGTCGGTGCCTGGGCGGTCAACGCCATGATATTGCTGTTCTCGGAAGTGCTGATGAAGCTGATGGGCGAGCGCGGCCTGACCGCTATGGAAAGGCTGATGGGCATGGTGCTGGTGATGATCGCCGTACAGATGTTCCTGGACGGCATAGCTCGCTATTTCGTGAAATAG